A stretch of the Haloplanus aerogenes genome encodes the following:
- a CDS encoding NosD domain-containing protein, whose translation MSDGATRRWQVVAGVCVLLLITTAISAFAVDLGAARPDPVPFEDTVKLGVTEEIEQAAEHRGASIPRVEVFYSQYRYVVGYAGVAQAVSALDEPGREQQFGYPLAVYASDYAGRSPGCANGTLTAATNPDWVSVTDAQFVVGSRATLAGESVVVPFSSGDDAAAFADACGGRVVNWDELRRNPPPVPSAAGVKSQVDDRRARADRQVAAVDPLLDREESVVVGRDAPTIEAAVAAAPPNTTVVVPSGTYAEHVTVDKPLTLRGENATLDGGGEGTVIDVRADDVAVTGVTIRGVGNATRAENASGSGDWDAPIQQGYGGGDAGIDARNVSGLYVHDVTIHTPANGVLVRRAPGAVVDDLRVYGSEEWLDGFMGVIAMNDAVVVQNSYVEGGRDGVYLHRAHGTVVRNNTFLDHRFGVHLMYTSDTLVADNVARGQEGSGVVVMTRPTANAIVGNDVRHANGGIFVGGAQSYVAENVVVDTDRGMVAYATQTTYEHNVLYENEVGFAASTVVPSNRVVANDFVDNDRHATAGPGPLRIYTEDGRGNYWDGAYDMAPDGGDGTLSRPYSPTDELDRRLHRTDAAVTLSAAPTIRGLRAFRGTTPGFRKASIIDLAPLRRPANPERLAQARNETDTERRAA comes from the coding sequence ATGAGTGACGGGGCAACGCGAAGATGGCAGGTCGTCGCCGGAGTGTGTGTCCTCCTGCTGATCACGACGGCGATCAGCGCGTTCGCCGTCGATCTCGGCGCCGCACGCCCCGACCCGGTTCCGTTCGAGGACACGGTGAAACTCGGCGTCACCGAGGAGATCGAACAGGCGGCCGAACACCGCGGCGCCTCCATCCCCCGTGTCGAAGTCTTCTACTCGCAGTATCGCTACGTGGTCGGCTACGCGGGCGTCGCTCAGGCGGTGTCGGCGCTCGACGAACCCGGACGCGAACAGCAGTTCGGCTACCCGCTCGCCGTCTACGCCTCCGACTACGCCGGGCGGTCGCCGGGATGCGCGAACGGCACGCTCACCGCCGCCACCAACCCCGACTGGGTGTCGGTGACGGACGCGCAGTTCGTGGTCGGAAGTCGGGCGACGCTGGCCGGCGAGTCGGTCGTCGTTCCCTTCTCGTCGGGCGACGACGCGGCAGCCTTCGCCGACGCCTGTGGCGGACGTGTCGTGAACTGGGACGAACTCCGCCGCAATCCGCCACCCGTCCCGAGTGCGGCCGGCGTAAAATCACAGGTCGACGACCGCCGGGCACGGGCGGATCGACAGGTCGCCGCCGTCGACCCTCTCCTCGACCGCGAGGAATCGGTGGTGGTCGGCCGCGACGCGCCGACGATCGAGGCGGCGGTTGCCGCGGCGCCGCCGAACACGACCGTCGTCGTCCCGTCGGGGACCTACGCGGAGCACGTCACGGTCGACAAGCCGCTCACCCTCCGAGGCGAGAACGCGACCCTCGACGGCGGGGGTGAGGGGACGGTGATCGACGTGCGGGCGGACGACGTGGCGGTGACCGGGGTCACGATCCGCGGCGTCGGCAACGCGACCCGCGCCGAGAACGCGTCCGGGAGCGGCGACTGGGACGCCCCGATCCAGCAGGGGTACGGCGGTGGCGACGCGGGCATCGACGCGCGGAACGTCTCCGGCCTCTACGTCCACGACGTGACGATCCACACCCCAGCAAACGGGGTGTTGGTCCGGCGGGCACCCGGCGCCGTCGTCGACGACCTCCGGGTGTACGGCTCCGAGGAGTGGCTCGACGGATTCATGGGCGTCATCGCGATGAACGACGCGGTCGTCGTCCAGAACTCGTACGTCGAAGGCGGTCGCGACGGCGTCTACCTCCACCGCGCTCACGGCACCGTCGTCCGGAACAACACGTTCCTCGATCACCGCTTCGGCGTCCACCTCATGTACACCTCCGATACGCTGGTCGCGGACAACGTCGCCCGCGGGCAGGAGGGGAGCGGCGTCGTCGTCATGACACGCCCGACGGCCAACGCCATCGTCGGGAACGACGTGCGCCACGCCAACGGCGGCATCTTCGTCGGCGGGGCACAGAGCTACGTGGCCGAAAACGTCGTCGTCGACACCGACCGCGGGATGGTGGCGTACGCCACGCAGACCACCTACGAACACAACGTCCTCTACGAGAACGAAGTGGGCTTCGCCGCCTCGACGGTGGTGCCGTCGAATCGGGTCGTCGCCAACGACTTCGTCGACAACGACCGCCACGCTACCGCCGGCCCCGGACCGCTTCGAATCTACACCGAGGACGGTCGTGGCAACTACTGGGACGGGGCCTACGATATGGCGCCCGATGGTGGGGACGGCACGCTGTCGCGTCCGTACTCGCCCACCGACGAACTCGACCGCCGCCTCCACCGGACCGACGCGGCGGTCACGCTGAGCGCCGCACCGACGATTCGCGGCCTGCGGGCGTTCCGCGGGACCACGCCCGGGTTCCGGAAGGCCAGTATCATCGACCTCGCACCGCTCCGACGCCCGGCGAACCCGGAGCGTCTCGCGCAGGCCCGCAACGAGACGGACACGGAAAGACGAGCTGCATGA
- a CDS encoding high-potential iron-sulfur protein: MSKRLTTADRRRMLALLGSGLTAGLAGCGGGGGGGGGGGGGGGGGDGGVPAEYETATSLGGTQRNPDSLSAKSAVNYQEQPNDGQQCSNCQFYIEDKNGDGMGACAIVEGTIAPEAYCVSYAEYQG, translated from the coding sequence ATGAGCAAGCGACTGACGACCGCCGATCGACGCCGAATGCTCGCACTGCTCGGAAGTGGACTCACCGCGGGACTGGCCGGTTGTGGTGGCGGCGGCGGTGGCGGCGGCGGTGGCGGCGGTGGCGGCGGCGGTGGCGACGGCGGTGTCCCTGCCGAGTACGAGACGGCGACCAGTCTGGGCGGCACCCAGCGCAACCCCGACAGCCTCTCCGCGAAGTCCGCGGTGAACTACCAGGAACAGCCGAACGACGGCCAGCAGTGTTCGAACTGCCAGTTCTACATCGAGGACAAGAACGGCGACGGGATGGGCGCGTGTGCCATCGTCGAGGGGACGATCGCCCCCGAGGCCTACTGCGTGAGTTACGCGGAGTACCAGGGTTAG
- a CDS encoding DUF5677 domain-containing protein: protein MVHPDWFAEAVEKALDSDPDIPKDVTGVEWLVREYTDRLLTEYAEKYPAVINEEAETRGGFEERLHKRWGDAFNLFEYLIILNHQSGVALKQQLIENEVPEDDPLFSALMRLHARACQVAREVLSLMRTGYADGAFARWRALYEIAVSSRFIEKYGEDIARRFLEHKIVDDYREIELYRDHREELGFAPVPEEEWAALKERFESKVEEYGGVFKTSYGWAAPELDKNPSRRTIAEDVDLDRYEPFFAFASNTVHGGSKGTLFRMGLTEETQSEVMLSGPSNTGFTDPAQFSALALVEVTDALLSAEDELEWKLVSTSLSKLIHEVVAAFDDVRKDLEAEVSQAEGKGYTIGGR from the coding sequence ATGGTCCACCCAGACTGGTTTGCAGAGGCTGTTGAGAAGGCCTTAGACTCTGATCCAGATATCCCCAAAGATGTGACTGGGGTGGAATGGCTCGTACGTGAGTACACTGATCGCCTCCTTACTGAGTATGCAGAAAAATATCCTGCAGTAATAAACGAGGAGGCAGAAACACGCGGAGGATTCGAAGAGCGGTTACACAAACGGTGGGGAGACGCTTTCAACCTGTTTGAATACCTTATTATTCTGAACCATCAATCTGGAGTTGCGCTGAAACAACAGCTCATTGAAAATGAGGTACCAGAGGATGATCCGCTCTTCTCCGCACTGATGAGACTGCACGCTCGGGCCTGTCAAGTAGCTCGGGAGGTACTTTCTCTGATGCGCACCGGATATGCAGATGGGGCATTTGCCCGGTGGCGGGCACTCTACGAAATAGCGGTATCATCCCGATTTATCGAAAAGTATGGAGAAGACATAGCGAGGCGCTTTCTTGAACACAAAATCGTTGACGATTATCGAGAGATTGAATTATATCGAGATCACCGTGAGGAGCTCGGGTTCGCACCAGTACCGGAAGAGGAGTGGGCAGCGTTAAAAGAACGATTCGAGAGTAAGGTCGAGGAGTACGGAGGCGTTTTCAAAACTTCCTACGGGTGGGCAGCTCCGGAGTTAGACAAAAATCCATCGAGACGTACAATCGCAGAGGATGTCGATCTAGATAGGTATGAACCGTTCTTTGCGTTTGCCAGTAATACAGTCCATGGTGGCTCAAAAGGGACGCTGTTCCGGATGGGGTTGACAGAGGAAACGCAGAGCGAAGTGATGCTGTCGGGACCGTCGAATACTGGATTCACCGACCCCGCTCAATTTAGTGCTCTAGCATTGGTAGAAGTGACTGATGCCCTCTTGTCGGCGGAAGATGAACTCGAATGGAAACTCGTTTCCACATCTCTATCCAAGCTGATACACGAAGTTGTGGCTGCCTTCGATGATGTTCGTAAGGATCTGGAGGCAGAGGTCTCGCAGGCGGAAGGAAAGGGATATACCATCGGTGGGAGGTGA
- a CDS encoding PadR family transcriptional regulator gives MGLVPETKVRILEALDEEQAHGYLLAERLDLSHGYIYTHLKELRQEGMIEVVDESEGKKIYGLTENGEYLLKALIDRN, from the coding sequence ATGGGATTGGTGCCGGAGACGAAGGTTCGAATCTTGGAGGCGTTGGACGAGGAGCAAGCGCATGGGTATCTCCTCGCCGAGCGTCTCGATCTCTCCCACGGGTACATCTACACTCACCTGAAGGAGCTTCGTCAAGAGGGCATGATCGAGGTCGTCGACGAATCCGAGGGAAAGAAGATCTACGGGCTGACGGAAAACGGCGAGTACCTGTTGAAAGCGCTCATCGATCGAAATTGA